From Sinorhizobium sp. B11:
GCCGCGAGGCTTTGCGGCGGTTTCAGCGACAGGACAATATCCCGGCCGATCCGGATCGGTCCGCTTGCATGATAGGCAAAACGGTTGAAGGCGCCGCGCTGACGCAGCTTGGCGATGCGGGGCGCGCGGTGCCGTTCGTAGAGCGGGATGGCTTCGGAAGCCGGGCGGGTGGCGAGGAAGGCTGCGAGCTCGAATGCATCCTCGATCGCCATTGCCGCGCCCTGGGCCGCAAAGGGCATCATGGCATGTGCGGCATCGCCGATCAGCACGGTCTTGTTCCCATCCTGCCATTTGCCCGGCGTTACTTCGAACAGTGGCCAGAAAGTGATGTCGCTGTGCCGTCCGAGCAAGCCGGTGACAGACGGATGCCAGCGGCGGAAGCGTGACCGGAGAAGCTCCATTTGAGCCGGTTTCGGTTCGCCTTGCCAGACCTGCGGTAAAATGTTGCCGGCGGTGATCGCCACCATGTTGAAGCCGCCGGTTTCCTTCAGCGGATAGCACACCATATGCGCCGACGAGCCGAGCAGGGCCGAGACACTGGCAGGATCGAGAAACCCCGGTGCCTCTCCTTTTGCGATGGTAAAGCGGAAGGCGACATTTCCTGAGAATCGCGGGGCAGGGGCGCCTGGTATTGCCTGCCTCAACCGCGACCAGACCCCATCAGCGCCGATGACGACATCGGCCGGACGCTGGCCCTGCGGCAGATCCGACTCGAAGCGTATTCCCAAATGGAGCGTGCAGAGCGGATTGATGCCAACAGCACCCAGAAGCGCCTTCTGAAGCGTCTTGCGGTGCAGGACGCCGTATGGTGCTCCCCAGCGATTCCTGGCGAAGCTCCCGGCAGGAACCGCAGCGAGTTCGCGCAGCGAACTACCCGAAATCAACCGGATGGATTGCGGCTCGAGCCAGACGCCGGTCAGCTCGTCGAGAACACCGAGCTCGGCAAGCACGCGCGATGCATTGGGAGAGATTTGCAGGCCGGCACCCACCTCTGCAAGTTGGGTTGCCTGTTCGAAAATATCCGAGCTGATGCCCCGTCGCGCAAGCGCCAGAGCGGCTGTTAGCCCGGCAATTCCGGCGCCGATGATGGCGGCATGTTCGACCGGCATGGGATATCCGATCTATA
This genomic window contains:
- a CDS encoding FAD-dependent monooxygenase, with amino-acid sequence MPVEHAAIIGAGIAGLTAALALARRGISSDIFEQATQLAEVGAGLQISPNASRVLAELGVLDELTGVWLEPQSIRLISGSSLRELAAVPAGSFARNRWGAPYGVLHRKTLQKALLGAVGINPLCTLHLGIRFESDLPQGQRPADVVIGADGVWSRLRQAIPGAPAPRFSGNVAFRFTIAKGEAPGFLDPASVSALLGSSAHMVCYPLKETGGFNMVAITAGNILPQVWQGEPKPAQMELLRSRFRRWHPSVTGLLGRHSDITFWPLFEVTPGKWQDGNKTVLIGDAAHAMMPFAAQGAAMAIEDAFELAAFLATRPASEAIPLYERHRAPRIAKLRQRGAFNRFAYHASGPIRIGRDIVLSLKPPQSLAADLDWIYGYRPVG